In Mangrovibacterium diazotrophicum, one genomic interval encodes:
- a CDS encoding MATE family efflux transporter, protein MNRKILHLAIPNIISNVTIPLLGLVDMALMGHLDSEVYIGAVSLGTVLFNFIYWGFSFLRMGTSGFTAQSYGEGNQAETFNILARALMISTLISALIILLQVPIEWIAFKAINGSKEVEGLAREYFRIRIWAAPATLGLYALNGWFLGMQNARYVMVTSILANIFNLVFSFIFVYFLHMNSAGVAWGTVIAQYAGILTGLFLLQKKYKYLLNFRDRKAIFDLDAMKNFFRVNSDIFIRTFCVILVFTFFTSKSASISDHILAVNSILIQFLLFFAFFIDGFALAGEALAGKYKGERRRDLFTELTRRLFVWGIGLALVFSFLFLVGNKFIIGLLTNQEGLYETASQFMVWVILTPLITFSSFIWDGIYIGVTASKEMRNSMLAATLLLFAPSFYFLQAILGNHALWLAMMLFMLGRGLFQTILFPKVMSKSFK, encoded by the coding sequence GTGAACAGGAAAATTCTCCACCTCGCCATTCCTAATATCATCAGCAACGTCACCATTCCACTCCTCGGATTAGTCGACATGGCGCTGATGGGACACCTTGATTCTGAAGTCTATATCGGAGCTGTTTCGTTGGGAACAGTGCTGTTCAATTTTATTTACTGGGGCTTTAGTTTTCTGCGAATGGGAACGAGTGGTTTCACCGCTCAGAGCTACGGCGAAGGCAACCAGGCAGAGACCTTCAATATTTTGGCCCGTGCTCTGATGATTTCGACACTGATCAGCGCCCTGATCATTCTGTTACAAGTCCCAATTGAGTGGATCGCTTTTAAAGCTATCAATGGTAGTAAGGAAGTGGAAGGACTGGCACGTGAATATTTCCGCATCCGGATTTGGGCTGCACCCGCCACACTTGGACTTTACGCCCTTAACGGATGGTTCCTGGGGATGCAGAATGCCCGCTACGTGATGGTCACTTCGATCCTGGCAAATATTTTCAACCTGGTTTTTAGCTTCATCTTTGTGTATTTCCTGCACATGAATTCAGCAGGAGTCGCCTGGGGAACTGTTATTGCACAATACGCCGGAATCCTGACAGGTTTGTTTTTACTGCAGAAGAAATACAAGTATCTGCTAAATTTTAGAGACCGAAAAGCAATTTTTGACCTGGATGCTATGAAAAACTTCTTCCGGGTGAACTCCGATATTTTCATCCGGACTTTTTGCGTCATTCTGGTATTCACCTTCTTCACGTCGAAGTCGGCAAGTATCAGCGACCATATATTAGCCGTTAACTCCATTCTAATCCAGTTCCTGTTATTTTTCGCTTTTTTTATTGATGGATTTGCTTTGGCTGGTGAAGCATTGGCCGGGAAATATAAAGGTGAACGACGCCGGGATTTATTTACCGAACTCACCCGCCGTCTTTTTGTATGGGGAATCGGATTGGCACTTGTTTTCAGCTTCCTGTTTTTAGTTGGCAACAAGTTCATCATCGGACTGCTTACCAACCAGGAAGGTTTGTATGAAACAGCCAGTCAGTTTATGGTTTGGGTGATTTTGACACCTCTGATTACTTTCAGTTCCTTTATTTGGGATGGTATTTACATTGGTGTGACCGCCTCGAAAGAAATGCGGAATAGTATGCTGGCCGCAACACTGCTGCTTTTCGCTCCTAGTTTTTATTTTCTGCAGGCTATTCTCGGCAACCACGCACTTTGGCTGGCGATGATGCTATTTATGCTGGGGCGAGGTCTTTTCCAAACGATCCTTTTCCCAAAAGTCATGAGTAAGAGCTTCAAGTAA
- a CDS encoding sulfatase, translating to MPVKYFVLFVGFILISCVPKKDYNVLFIISDDLTATAVSSYGNEVCQTPNIDKLASEGVRFTKAYCQYPVCGPSRASFMSGYYPNATTTYGYVSGRENIGDERETWAQLFKDNGYFTARVSKIFHMGVPIDIENGSDGAEDPASWTEKYNSQAPEWNAAGEAELVQGNPDGSIERKGGNVMTIVKAEGDDLVHADGKTAETACELIRKHKNEKFFLAVGMVRPHVPFVAPKSYFDPYPFEKIQLPKKVEFDWDDIPERGINYVTSVNGQMSVDQQKKAIAAYYASVSFMDAQVGKMLKTLRDEGLEDNTIVVFTSDHGFHLDEHDFWMKVSLHEESVRVPFIIKVPGKKPAVCNSFVELVDLYPTVAELAGLKHSEYLQGKSLADMLDDPSVKVRDMAFTVSQGGKSFLLRTDDWAYIQYDEDAGSGMELYNMKNDPKQYTNLAYKPEFAEVVDEFQEKLRNKLQEVRTNDLGIDYSAN from the coding sequence ATGCCGGTGAAGTATTTCGTCTTATTCGTTGGATTTATCTTGATTTCCTGCGTCCCGAAGAAAGATTACAATGTGCTGTTTATTATATCTGATGACCTAACAGCAACGGCTGTGTCGTCCTATGGAAATGAAGTTTGTCAAACGCCCAATATTGACAAGCTGGCTTCCGAGGGTGTGCGGTTTACGAAAGCGTATTGCCAATATCCGGTTTGCGGACCATCGCGGGCTTCGTTCATGAGTGGTTATTACCCCAACGCAACGACAACCTACGGTTACGTGAGCGGTCGGGAAAATATCGGTGACGAACGTGAAACTTGGGCTCAGCTGTTTAAAGACAACGGCTACTTTACAGCTCGGGTGAGCAAGATTTTTCACATGGGAGTTCCGATTGACATTGAAAACGGAAGTGACGGCGCTGAAGACCCCGCGTCCTGGACTGAAAAATACAACAGCCAGGCGCCTGAGTGGAACGCGGCAGGTGAAGCTGAATTGGTGCAGGGAAATCCTGATGGTTCGATTGAGCGAAAGGGCGGTAACGTAATGACCATCGTGAAGGCGGAAGGGGATGACCTGGTACATGCCGATGGAAAAACGGCTGAAACGGCTTGCGAGTTAATCCGAAAGCATAAAAACGAGAAGTTCTTTTTGGCAGTAGGAATGGTGCGGCCGCATGTGCCGTTTGTGGCGCCGAAATCCTATTTCGATCCATACCCATTTGAGAAGATTCAGTTGCCGAAAAAGGTTGAATTCGATTGGGATGATATTCCCGAGCGGGGAATCAATTATGTGACGAGTGTCAATGGGCAAATGAGCGTCGACCAGCAGAAAAAGGCCATTGCGGCCTATTACGCTTCCGTTTCCTTTATGGATGCACAGGTTGGTAAGATGCTGAAAACACTTAGAGATGAGGGATTGGAAGATAACACCATTGTCGTTTTTACCTCAGACCATGGATTTCATTTGGACGAACATGATTTTTGGATGAAAGTCAGTCTTCATGAAGAATCGGTGCGAGTTCCTTTTATTATAAAAGTGCCCGGAAAGAAACCTGCGGTCTGCAATTCGTTTGTTGAATTGGTCGATCTGTACCCGACTGTGGCAGAGTTGGCCGGGTTGAAGCATTCTGAATATCTTCAAGGAAAGAGCCTTGCAGACATGCTTGACGATCCCTCAGTGAAGGTTCGCGACATGGCTTTTACGGTTTCACAGGGAGGCAAATCGTTTTTGCTTCGAACCGATGATTGGGCCTACATTCAATACGACGAAGATGCCGGATCGGGAATGGAATTGTACAATATGAAAAACGATCCGAAGCAATACACCAATTTGGCGTACAAGCCCGAATTTGCAGAGGTCGTTGATGAATTTCAGGAGAAGCTTCGAAACAAACTGCAAGAAGTGCGAACCAACGACTTGGGAATAGATTACTCCGCTAATTGA
- a CDS encoding nucleoside kinase, with the protein MSARTIDIYCENNNTVQAYPLGTTLEEVKDDLGIQLDNPICGALVNNKVKELSFSVVKSKKVEFIDYTHIDGRRLYVRSLIFLLYVAVREVFPQVKLKVLNGISNGYYCELIGLKRKITDSDIWELKSEMQSWVEKDLPFEKKGILTPDAVEELVRQGLEEKAKLFDQQGMMFSFLYFLNGYCNYFYGHHVPSTGYLTTFDIVPYFDGILLQVPKPDNFKEVNEVELQEKLFGIFKEHKKRAELMNVPNLGMLNEYVESGRGGDIIKISEALHEKKVAEIANMIDERKDHVKVVLVAGPSASGKTTFSKRLAVQMAVNGITPHLISLDDYFVDREQTPRDEHGNYDFESLDAIDVDFFNLQLLQLFGGEEVELPRFNFILGRREFTGEKLKLGEGHILIVEGIHGMNPGLMPHVQNGRSFKIFLSALTQISLDDHNHISTTDNRLIRRMIRDSKYRGYSAADTIKRWPSVRSGEEKNIFPYQENADVMFNSALIYELAVLKKYVEPLLKAVPEVCEEHCEANRLLKFFSYFHHIDDAEIPPTSLIREFLGGSSFKY; encoded by the coding sequence ATGAGCGCGAGAACAATTGACATCTATTGTGAAAACAATAACACAGTTCAGGCTTACCCCTTAGGAACTACCCTTGAAGAAGTAAAAGATGACCTCGGCATCCAATTGGATAATCCAATTTGCGGGGCATTGGTGAACAACAAAGTGAAGGAGCTTTCCTTCTCTGTTGTTAAGTCGAAGAAGGTCGAATTTATCGACTACACGCACATCGACGGACGCCGCCTTTACGTACGATCCCTTATTTTTTTGCTCTATGTTGCTGTTCGGGAGGTTTTCCCGCAGGTAAAACTGAAGGTGCTGAATGGCATTAGTAACGGCTACTATTGCGAGCTGATCGGCCTGAAACGCAAGATTACCGATTCGGATATTTGGGAATTGAAAAGCGAAATGCAATCGTGGGTTGAAAAGGATTTGCCCTTCGAAAAGAAAGGGATTTTGACGCCCGATGCCGTTGAGGAATTGGTGCGTCAGGGGCTGGAAGAAAAGGCAAAGCTGTTTGATCAGCAGGGGATGATGTTCTCTTTTCTGTATTTCCTGAATGGCTACTGCAATTATTTCTATGGCCATCATGTGCCCTCGACCGGTTACCTCACAACGTTTGATATTGTTCCGTATTTCGATGGGATTTTGCTGCAGGTTCCCAAACCGGATAATTTCAAAGAAGTTAACGAAGTTGAACTTCAGGAAAAGCTTTTCGGGATTTTCAAAGAGCATAAAAAACGGGCCGAGTTGATGAATGTGCCGAATCTAGGGATGCTGAATGAGTATGTTGAGTCGGGAAGAGGTGGTGATATCATCAAAATATCGGAGGCACTGCATGAAAAGAAAGTGGCGGAAATTGCCAACATGATTGATGAGCGGAAAGACCATGTGAAAGTGGTCTTGGTTGCCGGACCGTCGGCTTCTGGAAAAACGACATTCAGCAAACGCCTGGCTGTGCAGATGGCCGTAAACGGCATTACGCCACACTTGATTTCGCTGGATGATTACTTTGTTGATCGTGAACAAACGCCGCGGGACGAGCATGGCAATTACGATTTTGAATCGCTGGATGCGATTGACGTGGATTTCTTCAATTTACAGCTCCTACAGCTGTTTGGTGGTGAGGAAGTGGAGTTGCCTCGGTTTAATTTCATACTTGGGCGACGGGAGTTTACGGGTGAAAAACTAAAATTGGGAGAAGGGCATATCCTCATTGTGGAAGGAATTCACGGCATGAATCCCGGCTTGATGCCGCATGTGCAAAACGGCAGAAGTTTCAAGATTTTCCTTTCTGCTTTGACGCAAATTTCTCTGGACGATCACAACCATATTTCAACGACCGATAACCGGCTAATCCGACGCATGATTCGCGACAGCAAGTATCGTGGTTATTCGGCGGCGGATACAATCAAACGTTGGCCGAGTGTTCGAAGTGGCGAGGAAAAAAATATTTTTCCGTACCAGGAAAATGCGGATGTGATGTTCAACTCTGCCCTGATTTACGAGCTGGCTGTGCTGAAAAAATACGTGGAACCTTTGCTGAAAGCCGTTCCTGAGGTTTGCGAGGAACATTGCGAAGCCAATCGCCTGCTCAAATTCTTCAGCTATTTTCATCACATCGATGATGCCGAGATTCCACCAACCTCGTTGATTCGCGAGTTTTTGGGGGGTAGCAGCTTTAAATATTAG
- the uvrA gene encoding excinuclease ABC subunit UvrA, which translates to MVENDKLQLEDELLDQDEKIIVHGARVHNLQNINVEIPRNKLTVITGLSGSGKSSLAFDTIYAEGQRRYIETFSAYARSFLGNMERPDVDKITGLSPVISIEQKTTNKNPRSTVGTVTEIYDFLRLLYARAGEAFSYETGEKMVKYTDDQILKLIQEHFADKRILIMSPLVRGRKGHYRELFESTRKKGFLYARVDGEVVEMKPNMRVDRYKNHFIEVVVDRLKVEEGITKRLKDSVAMAMKQGHGVCLIMDNDSEDLKFYSRQLMCPTTGISYNEPAPHNFSFNSPQGACPKCNGLGRIAVIDQEKIVPDPELSIAKGGIAPLGTQKNTLIFWQIEALGEKHGFDLKTPVKDIPEEAMDAILYGTNERIQLKNSPLGGSVNYAMSYEGIVKYIDSQRDDNPSKTAQKWANQFVREKACPECDGHRLKKESLYFKIDKKNISELAQMDIAELTEWFQGLEERITERQQKIGVEIIKEIRTRLSFLLDVGLEYLSLDRSSGTLSGGESQRIRLATQIGSQLVNVLYILDEPSIGLHQRDNLRLISSLEKLRDTGNSVIVVEHDKDMMMSADYLVDMGPFAGRHGGEVVAAGTPQEVLEADTLTSKYLKGEHQIVVPEERRKGNGKSLKLIGCKGNNLKDVTAEFPLGKMICVTGVSGSGKSSLINGTLQPVLSQHFFNSLKDPLPFDKIEGLKHIDKVVQVDQSPLGRTPRSNPVTYTGVFSDIRALFAQLPEAKIRGYKPGRFSFNVKGGRCEECQGGGLKLIEMNFLPDVYVHCDACNGKRYNRETLEVRYKGKSISDVLDMTINQGVEFFESLPSIAHKLKTLQEVGLGYITLGQSSTTLSGGESQRVKLATELAKKDTGKTMYILDEPTTGLHFEDIRILLGVLDQLVERGNTVIVIEHNLDVIKVADHIIDLGPEGGRGGGTILGAGTPEEIVANHNSYTAKFLKKELDL; encoded by the coding sequence ATGGTGGAGAACGATAAGTTGCAACTGGAGGACGAGTTGCTTGACCAGGATGAAAAAATCATTGTGCACGGCGCCCGTGTGCACAACCTGCAAAATATTAATGTTGAAATTCCGCGTAATAAGCTGACGGTAATAACCGGTTTGAGCGGTAGTGGCAAGTCCTCGCTGGCTTTCGATACCATTTATGCGGAAGGACAGCGACGCTACATTGAGACTTTTTCGGCCTATGCCCGCTCGTTTTTGGGCAACATGGAACGCCCAGATGTGGACAAGATTACCGGCCTGAGCCCGGTGATTTCCATTGAGCAGAAGACGACCAATAAGAACCCGCGTTCGACTGTGGGAACGGTAACCGAGATTTACGATTTCCTGCGTTTGTTGTATGCCCGTGCCGGGGAAGCTTTCTCATACGAGACCGGTGAAAAGATGGTGAAATACACCGACGACCAGATTCTGAAACTGATCCAGGAACATTTTGCCGATAAGCGGATTCTCATCATGTCGCCTTTGGTGCGCGGCCGTAAGGGGCACTACCGCGAGCTGTTCGAATCGACGCGGAAAAAAGGTTTTCTGTATGCCCGTGTTGACGGAGAAGTGGTTGAAATGAAGCCCAACATGCGTGTCGATCGGTATAAAAATCACTTCATCGAAGTTGTTGTCGACCGGCTGAAGGTGGAAGAGGGCATAACGAAACGCCTGAAGGATTCGGTGGCGATGGCCATGAAACAGGGACATGGTGTCTGCCTGATCATGGACAATGATTCGGAAGACCTCAAATTCTACAGCCGCCAGTTGATGTGCCCGACCACCGGTATTTCGTACAACGAGCCGGCGCCGCATAATTTCTCGTTCAACTCGCCGCAAGGTGCTTGTCCGAAGTGTAATGGCTTGGGACGAATTGCGGTGATCGACCAGGAAAAGATTGTACCCGATCCGGAGTTGAGCATTGCCAAAGGCGGAATTGCTCCACTTGGCACGCAAAAGAATACACTGATATTCTGGCAAATTGAAGCGTTGGGTGAAAAGCATGGTTTCGACCTGAAAACGCCTGTGAAAGATATTCCCGAAGAAGCGATGGATGCGATTCTGTACGGGACCAACGAACGAATTCAACTGAAAAATTCGCCGCTTGGTGGCTCGGTAAATTACGCCATGAGCTACGAGGGAATTGTGAAATATATCGATAGTCAGCGCGACGATAATCCGTCGAAAACAGCGCAGAAGTGGGCGAACCAGTTTGTGCGCGAAAAGGCCTGTCCCGAGTGCGACGGGCATCGCTTGAAAAAGGAGTCGTTATATTTCAAAATCGACAAAAAAAATATTTCGGAACTGGCGCAGATGGACATCGCTGAGCTGACGGAGTGGTTCCAGGGATTGGAAGAACGCATCACGGAGCGTCAGCAAAAAATCGGGGTGGAAATCATCAAGGAAATCCGGACCCGTTTGAGCTTCCTGCTTGATGTGGGCTTGGAGTATTTGTCGCTCGATCGTTCATCGGGAACTTTGTCGGGTGGCGAGTCGCAGCGTATTCGTCTGGCTACACAAATTGGTTCGCAGCTGGTAAATGTGTTGTACATTCTCGATGAACCAAGTATTGGTTTGCACCAGCGTGACAACCTTCGACTGATTAGTTCGTTGGAGAAACTGCGCGATACTGGTAACTCAGTGATCGTGGTTGAGCACGATAAAGACATGATGATGAGTGCCGATTACCTGGTCGACATGGGGCCATTTGCCGGCCGTCATGGTGGGGAGGTGGTTGCGGCGGGTACTCCGCAGGAGGTTTTGGAAGCCGATACGCTGACTTCGAAATACCTGAAAGGTGAACATCAGATTGTGGTGCCCGAAGAACGTCGGAAAGGAAATGGCAAAAGCCTGAAGCTAATTGGTTGCAAAGGCAATAACCTGAAGGATGTGACCGCGGAATTTCCGTTGGGTAAGATGATTTGCGTGACCGGTGTTTCGGGAAGTGGCAAGTCGAGCCTGATTAACGGAACCTTGCAGCCGGTGCTAAGCCAGCATTTCTTCAACTCATTGAAAGATCCGCTGCCCTTCGATAAAATTGAAGGGCTGAAACATATTGACAAAGTGGTGCAGGTAGACCAGTCGCCGCTGGGCCGCACACCACGCTCGAACCCGGTCACTTACACCGGCGTTTTCTCTGATATTCGCGCTTTGTTTGCCCAATTGCCCGAAGCCAAAATCCGTGGCTACAAACCGGGACGTTTTTCATTCAACGTTAAAGGTGGTCGTTGCGAAGAATGCCAGGGAGGTGGCTTGAAGCTGATTGAGATGAACTTTCTGCCCGACGTGTATGTGCATTGCGATGCCTGCAATGGCAAGCGGTACAACCGCGAAACGCTGGAGGTTCGTTACAAAGGAAAGTCGATCAGCGATGTGCTGGACATGACGATCAATCAAGGTGTCGAATTCTTTGAAAGCTTGCCTTCCATTGCGCACAAGTTGAAGACTTTGCAGGAAGTTGGTTTGGGATACATCACGTTGGGGCAGTCGTCAACAACCCTTTCGGGTGGTGAGTCGCAGCGTGTGAAACTGGCAACCGAGCTGGCCAAAAAAGACACCGGCAAAACCATGTACATTCTCGACGAGCCGACGACCGGATTGCATTTCGAGGATATCCGCATTCTGCTGGGAGTGTTGGATCAACTGGTTGAACGGGGGAACACGGTCATTGTTATTGAGCACAACCTGGATGTCATTAAAGTGGCGGATCATATCATCGACCTGGGACCTGAAGGTGGACGCGGCGGCGGTACGATTTTAGGTGCCGGAACGCCGGAAGAAATTGTTGCAAACCATAATTCGTACACGGCGAAGTTTCTGAAAAAAGAGTTAGATTTATAG